From Choloepus didactylus isolate mChoDid1 chromosome 19, mChoDid1.pri, whole genome shotgun sequence, one genomic window encodes:
- the LOC119515654 gene encoding farnesyl pyrophosphate synthase isoform X1, with translation MNGDKKSDVYAQEKQNFIQHFSQIVKMLTEDEMGHPETGDAIARLKEILEYNVIGGKYNRGLTVLAVFQELEEPKKQDADSLQRALTVGWCVELLQAFFLVSDDIMDSSLTRRGQLCWYQKPGIGLDAINDAILLEACIYRLLKLYCREQPYYLNLIELFLQISYQTEIGQTLDLITAPQGNVDLGRFTEKRYKSIVKYKTAFYSFYLPVAAAMYMVGIDGEKEHANAEKILLEMGEFFQIQDDYLDLFGDPNVTGKIGTDIQDNKCSWLVVQCLQRASPEQRQILQENYGQKEAEKVARVKALYEEMELPAAFTQYEEDSYSRLLGLIEQYSEPLPPAIFLGLAHKIYKRKK, from the coding sequence ATGAATGGAGACAAGAAATCTGATGTTTATGCCCAAGAAAAGCAGAATTTCATCCAACACTTCTCCCAGATTGTGAAGATGCTGACCGAGGATGAGATGGGGCATCCAGAGACAGGAGATGCTATTGCCCGGCTCAAGGAGATCCTGGAGTACAATGTCATTGGAGGCAAGTACAACCGGGGTTTGACGGTGCTGGCAGTGTTCCAGGAGCTGGAGGAGCCAAAGAAGCAGGATGCTGATAGCCTCCAGCGGGCCCTGACTGTGGGCTGGTGTGTGGAACTGCTCCAAGCTTTTTTCCTGGTATCAGATGACATTATGGATTCATCCCTCACCCGACGGGGACAGCTCTGTTGGTATCAGAAGCCAGGCATAGGTTTGGATGCCATTAATGATGCCATACTGCTGGAAGCGTGTATCTACCGCCTGCTGAAGCTCTATTGCCGGGAGCAGCCCTATTATCTGAACCTGATCGAGCTGTTCCTGCAGATTTCCTATCAGACTGAGATTGGGCAGACGTTGGACCTCATCACAGCCCCCCAGGGCAATGTGGATCTTGGCAGATTCACTGAAAAGAGGTACAAATCCATTGTCAAGTACAAGACAGCTTTCTACTCCTTCTACCTTCCTGTAGCTGCTGCCATGTATATGGTGGGCATTGATGGGGAGAAGGAGCATGCCAATGCCGAGAAGATCCTGCTGGAGATGGGAGAGTTCTTTCAGATTCAGGACGATTACCTTGACCTTTTTGGGGACCCCAATGTGACAGGCAAGATTGGCACTGACATCCAAGACAACAAGTGCAGTTGGCTGGTGGTTCAGTGTCTGCAACGGGCCTCTCCGGAACAGCGCCAGATCCTGCAGGAGAATTACGGGCAGAAGGAGGCTGAGAAGGTGGCCCGAGTGAAGGCGCTGTACGAGGAGATGGAGCTGCCAGCTGCCTTTACGCAGTACGAGGAAGACAGTTACAGCCGCCTTCTGGGTCTCATCGAGCAGTACTCTGAGCCCCTGCCCCCGGCTATCTTCTTGGGGCTGGCGCACAAGATCTACAAGCGGAAAAAGTGA
- the LOC119515654 gene encoding farnesyl pyrophosphate synthase isoform X2 gives MNGDKKSDVYAQEKQNFIQHFSQIVKMLTEDEMGHPETGDAIARLKEILEYNVIGGKYNRGLTVLAVFQELEEPKKQDADSLQRALTVGWCVELLQAFFLVSDDIMDSSLTRRGQLCWYQKPGIGLDAINDAILLEACIYRLLKLYCREQPYYLNLIELFLQISYQTEIGQTLDLITAPQGNVDLGRFTEKRYKSIVKYKTAFYSFYLPVAAAMYMDDYLDLFGDPNVTGKIGTDIQDNKCSWLVVQCLQRASPEQRQILQENYGQKEAEKVARVKALYEEMELPAAFTQYEEDSYSRLLGLIEQYSEPLPPAIFLGLAHKIYKRKK, from the exons ATGAATGGAGACAAGAAATCTGATGTTTATGCCCAAGAAAAGCAGAATTTCATCCAACACTTCTCCCAGATTGTGAAGATGCTGACCGAGGATGAGATGGGGCATCCAGAGACAGGAGATGCTATTGCCCGGCTCAAGGAGATCCTGGAGTACAATGTCATTGGAGGCAAGTACAACCGGGGTTTGACGGTGCTGGCAGTGTTCCAGGAGCTGGAGGAGCCAAAGAAGCAGGATGCTGATAGCCTCCAGCGGGCCCTGACTGTGGGCTGGTGTGTGGAACTGCTCCAAGCTTTTTTCCTGGTATCAGATGACATTATGGATTCATCCCTCACCCGACGGGGACAGCTCTGTTGGTATCAGAAGCCAGGCATAGGTTTGGATGCCATTAATGATGCCATACTGCTGGAAGCGTGTATCTACCGCCTGCTGAAGCTCTATTGCCGGGAGCAGCCCTATTATCTGAACCTGATCGAGCTGTTCCTGCAGATTTCCTATCAGACTGAGATTGGGCAGACGTTGGACCTCATCACAGCCCCCCAGGGCAATGTGGATCTTGGCAGATTCACTGAAAAGAGGTACAAATCCATTGTCAAGTACAAGACAGCTTTCTACTCCTTCTACCTTCCTGTAGCTGCTGCCATGTATATG GACGATTACCTTGACCTTTTTGGGGACCCCAATGTGACAGGCAAGATTGGCACTGACATCCAAGACAACAAGTGCAGTTGGCTGGTGGTTCAGTGTCTGCAACGGGCCTCTCCGGAACAGCGCCAGATCCTGCAGGAGAATTACGGGCAGAAGGAGGCTGAGAAGGTGGCCCGAGTGAAGGCGCTGTACGAGGAGATGGAGCTGCCAGCTGCCTTTACGCAGTACGAGGAAGACAGTTACAGCCGCCTTCTGGGTCTCATCGAGCAGTACTCTGAGCCCCTGCCCCCGGCTATCTTCTTGGGGCTGGCGCACAAGATCTACAAGCGGAAAAAGTGA